GCAATTATAGAAGCAATTGTATTGGACTCAGCACATCCCACTGGAGAAGCCAGGGCAAGGAAACAGATCCCTCAGCACCTTCTTTGAAATACAAAGATTTGAAGGTCAGAGCAGATTGTTTTGTTGTTCTTCTTGGGCTACCAGGAAGTCACAACGATGACAGACGTACAGATGTACATTTGGACAAAATGTACAGATGTACAAAgaaatgtaaagatgaaaattgATAGATCAATACATCCCAATCTAAAGAGCCTCATTCGGCCTGAAATAAAGCATTGATTGACTGAGCCCGGTTTCTGTTTTCTGAGATAAGGAATGATTTAAGGTCAGAGGATAGGAAATGCTGCTAACTGCCCCATAGCCCCTAAGAGAGTGAACATGCCCCATTTAAACACATATACCCATTTACTTAGCCATTTAAAATGACACaggggaggccgggcatggtggctcacgcctgtgatcccaccactttgggaggccaaggcaggcggatcacctgaggtcaggagctcgagaccagcctggccaacatggcaaaaccctgtctctactaaaaatacaaaaattagccgggtgtgttggctggcgcctctaatcccagctactcgggaagctgaggcaggagaattgcttgaaccggggaggcagaggttgcagtgagccgagactgtgccactgcactccagcctgggacacagagtgagactctgtctcaaaacaaaaacaaacaacgaaAATTACACAGGGGCTGTGCAGTTCCTAGCCCCCCTCCCAACATACACATGCTCCACTCCATGCACATTCTGTCCCCTGCCATTGTGATCAGATAAGAAAATGCAGCCAACTCACTTCAATCAACTGGAACCTCCCCAAAAGGTATAGTTGTGTGAATTTCATTTCCGACAGAATGAGAAGGATGCAGTTCATGTGCGTGAAGCCGTCTTGCAATAAGAAAGGGGGGTGGCATTTTCAAAGCCCCCGACCCCTTAGCACGAGTTAATTCTAAGTCATCACTCTATCTTCCTCAGTGTTGTTGGTCTGCTTGTTCAGTGCCACTCAACAATGTGGGGATCCCATTGCCCATCAGACTGGCTTTGGAAACTATTTGCCACACTGATGCAACTCCTGCGACCGAGGTTTGAAATTGGCATCTCTTCCGGCCTTTGTGTTTTTGAGTGTCCTGGCTGCTTGGGTTTCAGACTGCAGATTTTGAGCTTGTTGTAGAATTTGGGAAACGAGGGGCTTGAAAAATAATACACCAGGGGATCCAGCATGCTGTTCATGTAGGTGAAGCTGAGGGTGATGTGCAGGGCCCCATGGACAGAGGGATCGCAGGCACTCAAGGGCACCGTCCAGAGGAAATAGAGTCTAGCGGACACGCTGGGCAGGTAGCATGTGATGAACACAATTGCCACCACCATGATGAACCGGGTCGCCTTCTTCATCCGAGCCTGTCTGGCCAGCTGCTGCCTCCGCCTCAGGCTCCAAACAATCTTGAAGGAGCAAAATAAGATGATGCCGAGGGGCATAAAGAACTCCAGCTGGAACATGATGTCATGCCAGCCATTGGCCGACTCCATGATGAAGCTCTCACAGGAGACGGCCGTCTCTTGCACGCAGAGATGGTTCTCCAGCAAAAGATACAGTGTTCCCAGGATGACCAGGGTCCACAGGGTGCAGACGATGCCAGCCGCCATCCGGGTGGAGATAGTGTTCACCGCGTGGTGGGGGTGGACCACTTTGAAATACCTGTCCGCAGCCACCACCGTAAGGAACACGATGCTCCCGGCCCTGTTCATGGCCAACGTGAAGAGCCCCACTCGGCAGGGAATGTCCCCAAAAGCCCAGTGTCTACGTCTGAGGTAATAGTCTGTCCgaaaaggcaggcagatcataaggAGGAAATCAGCCACGGCCAAATTGAAAAGGTAAACAGTGCTGGGCTTCCAGGTCTTCATGTGGAAGCAGAAACCACACAGGGCGACCCCATTGCCTAGTGCGCCCAGCACAAAGGCCACAATGAGCAGCGGCGGCATCACCTGGGAGATGGTGTCCCCCTCGATGCGGCAGCACGACCCGTTGTACATGGCGGGGACAGAGCAAGTGTCCGGGTGCAGAGCAGCCCAGGGAGTCCCCACAATGGCACAGATGCTTATCTGAGCGTTAGCACTCACCCAGCTGCTGCGTGTCTGACTTCATCACCCAGGATGCGGGTCCTGTGTGTGTGGGTTGGATGCTGCCACAGCAGCGAGAAGAGAAACTTCAGCCAGGAAATGAGAGACCCAGGGAGGTCCTTTCTCTGGAGCCCGTCTCACAAGCCGCCTGCCTCTGGGAGAGGCCAAGCCTGGAGCCGGATGAAGCTTGGAAATGCATGCAATTTTGCAAAAGTGGTCATTTCTGAGAGGCGGTAGGGTGGGGGGGTCCGATGAGATTGATGCCGTAGAGGAGCGATTGGGTCCAGCGCCAGAGGAATTTTCATTTTCAGCTTCGCTCTTCCTCCTCGGACTCCGTGCTGGAGAGCACACAAAGCTGCCCAGAAGGCAAGAAGAAAGCTTGTTTGTCCTCCCTCCTGGTGGAGAAATCCAAACATTTCCTGGAGTGGTTCTGGGCCCCTGCCTTTGCTTTCCTCCCGTAACCTTTGC
The Pan troglodytes isolate AG18354 chromosome 10, NHGRI_mPanTro3-v2.0_pri, whole genome shotgun sequence genome window above contains:
- the HCAR1 gene encoding hydroxycarboxylic acid receptor 1 — encoded protein: MYNGSCCRIEGDTISQVMPPLLIVAFVLGALGNGVALCGFCFHMKTWKPSTVYLFNLAVADFLLMICLPFRTDYYLRRRHWAFGDIPCRVGLFTLAMNRAGSIVFLTVVAADRYFKVVHPHHAVNTISTRMAAGIVCTLWTLVILGTLYLLLENHLCVQETAVSCESFIMESANGWHDIMFQLEFFMPLGIILFCSFKIVWSLRRRQQLARQARMKKATRFIMVVAIVFITCYLPSVSARLYFLWTVPLSACDPSVHGALHITLSFTYMNSMLDPLVYYFSSPSFPKFYNKLKICSLKPKQPGHSKTQRPEEMPISNLGRRSCISVANSFQSQSDGQWDPHIVEWH